The following are encoded in a window of bacterium SCSIO 12643 genomic DNA:
- a CDS encoding c-type cytochrome: MSLKISINKYKVHLGVLSLFLVLAFSGFSQDGKTLFKANCAACHKIDKKLVGPALAGVEDRWESKENLIAWIKNSSEYLKNNPGDSYAQDLFKEYNQLQMAAMPLTDDEVNAILAYVAAPPAEKKQAPTQEVVTEAPAEDYTNIWLLAFTAIFLVVIGVLLNVKDSLKKLLLDLKGEEGLAAIGEVNDIGLSRMAQMGMWMDNNRKMVIAFAAVGFIVLLYIIWLPLFNVGVYTGYAPEQPIKFSHKIHAGDDGIDCVYCHFGAEKGRTSGIPPVNVCMNCHKGIESGKRWGTEEISKIYEAAGWDPENQKYNPRKQNPIEWVKIHNLPDHVYFNHSQHVVVGGVDCKECHGDVATFDYPMHQENDLTMGWCIECHRTKEVKMEGNPYYDKLHDQLVEKYKDQGLESFTVNQIGGIECAKCHY; this comes from the coding sequence ATGAGTCTAAAAATTTCGATTAATAAGTATAAAGTGCATTTAGGTGTGCTTTCTTTGTTTCTAGTTTTGGCCTTTTCAGGGTTTTCACAAGACGGAAAAACATTATTTAAAGCCAATTGTGCGGCATGTCATAAGATAGATAAGAAACTAGTTGGTCCTGCTCTTGCTGGGGTGGAAGATCGCTGGGAGAGTAAAGAAAATCTTATTGCATGGATTAAAAATTCAAGCGAATATTTAAAGAACAATCCAGGTGATTCTTATGCTCAAGATCTATTCAAAGAGTATAATCAATTGCAGATGGCAGCTATGCCACTTACAGATGATGAGGTTAATGCGATCTTAGCATATGTAGCAGCGCCACCAGCAGAGAAAAAACAAGCTCCTACGCAAGAAGTGGTGACTGAGGCTCCGGCTGAAGATTACACTAATATTTGGTTGTTGGCATTTACGGCAATCTTCTTGGTAGTGATTGGGGTGTTGTTAAACGTAAAAGATTCTCTAAAGAAATTATTGTTAGATCTTAAGGGTGAAGAAGGTTTAGCTGCAATCGGAGAAGTTAATGATATAGGTCTGTCTCGCATGGCTCAAATGGGAATGTGGATGGATAACAACAGAAAAATGGTGATTGCTTTTGCAGCCGTTGGTTTTATTGTGTTGTTGTATATCATTTGGTTGCCATTGTTTAATGTGGGTGTTTATACAGGATATGCGCCAGAGCAACCAATTAAATTCTCTCACAAAATTCACGCAGGAGATGACGGTATTGATTGTGTGTACTGTCACTTTGGAGCTGAGAAAGGACGTACTTCTGGAATTCCACCAGTTAATGTATGTATGAACTGTCATAAAGGTATTGAGTCTGGAAAACGTTGGGGAACTGAAGAGATTAGTAAAATCTACGAAGCTGCAGGATGGGATCCGGAAAATCAAAAATATAATCCAAGAAAACAAAACCCGATTGAGTGGGTGAAGATTCACAACTTGCCTGATCACGTTTATTTTAATCACTCTCAACACGTAGTTGTTGGTGGGGTAGATTGTAAAGAATGTCACGGTGATGTGGCTACTTTCGACTACCCAATGCACCAGGAAAATGACCTAACAATGGGATGGTGTATCGAGTGTCACAGAACAAAAGAGGTTAAAATGGAAGGAAATCCATATTATGATAAACTTCATGACCAATTGGTGGAGAAGTATAAAGATCAAGGTTTAGAGTCGTTTACTGTAAACCAAATTGGTGGAATCGAATGTGCAAAATGCCATTATTAA
- a CDS encoding PIG-L family deacetylase: protein MKSIIFSFIALFQIQAFCQQPSYQGTEIQKQIERIGVLNNVLYFAAHPDDENTRFIAYMSKGLNVNTAYFSLTRGDGGQNLIGDEKGALLGIIRTQELLQARSVDGGTQYFSRAIDFGYSKSPEETFKHWEKDSLLADAVLVIRKFKPDVIVTRFPPDSRAGHGHHTVSAIIAAEAFDAAADPNRFPESAKKYGTWETQKLYWNESSWWNKDIANHKDEYVTLNIGAYDSQLGVSYSEIASVSRSQHQSQGFGMSIQRGDRIEYFKLIKGDSTQKDVLQNKFRAWSDLEGGKKIEKKWNAIRSKFDPLNPQKSIEDLVNLYFDIKEMPQNNYQDQKEYELKNIIAACGGLWLDFRTNSPLLIKNEEFTYHTYAISQSNYPYELQSIQISDRIQTVNKTLNNSYLEITDSMMTSSQTTTPYWLENTSSADWFNVTHRNLISQPENNPSVQATFTFKTSRGTIEYKRPLLYKWTDRVRGELYRPVNIVEPITVKFDKKVSLHNKIHLHVRGNRDTKNVKVQLQWETSSGIQKSEAQSIPQLKANQSIPISFTLDQIDSEILQLKAVVWETPQSPFKNSLIEIEYPHIPTQVVLPEAQMRFINTPIKVTRKNWGYIKGSGDEIPSALKEIGCTVTVLDPENISAESLKHYDGVIIGIRAFNKVKAMKSASPILNTYVYNGGFVLVQYNTNRGLVTEELGPYPFRLSRTRVTEEDASPKLLQRDHPILKYPNPINESDFDHWVQERGLYFAGSWDEHYTPIIGWNDTNEDMAKGSLLVTDYGKGQYVFTGISFFRQLPAGVLGAYKLFGNIISYGKDVSQDENSTNQ from the coding sequence ATGAAATCAATCATATTTAGCTTCATAGCTCTATTTCAAATTCAAGCATTTTGTCAACAACCATCTTATCAGGGAACTGAGATCCAAAAACAAATTGAACGCATCGGTGTTTTAAATAATGTATTGTATTTCGCAGCCCACCCAGATGATGAAAACACCCGGTTTATTGCTTACATGAGTAAAGGGCTAAATGTGAATACCGCATATTTTTCATTAACACGGGGTGATGGTGGTCAAAACCTAATTGGAGATGAAAAAGGCGCTCTTCTTGGCATTATTCGAACTCAAGAACTTCTTCAGGCTAGAAGCGTTGATGGTGGAACCCAATACTTTTCAAGAGCTATTGATTTTGGTTATTCCAAATCTCCGGAGGAAACTTTTAAACATTGGGAAAAAGACAGCCTTTTGGCAGATGCCGTTCTGGTTATTAGAAAATTCAAACCCGATGTTATTGTGACCCGGTTCCCTCCAGACAGCCGTGCAGGTCATGGACATCATACAGTTTCAGCGATAATTGCAGCAGAAGCGTTTGATGCCGCAGCCGACCCAAACAGATTTCCTGAATCCGCTAAAAAATATGGCACATGGGAAACTCAAAAATTGTATTGGAATGAAAGTTCCTGGTGGAATAAAGACATCGCAAATCATAAAGATGAATATGTAACCTTAAACATAGGTGCATATGATTCGCAACTTGGAGTTTCTTATTCTGAGATAGCCTCTGTGAGCAGAAGCCAACATCAAAGTCAGGGATTCGGGATGAGTATTCAACGCGGAGATCGAATTGAATACTTCAAATTAATCAAAGGTGATTCCACTCAAAAAGACGTCTTACAAAATAAATTCAGAGCCTGGTCTGATCTGGAAGGCGGAAAAAAGATTGAGAAAAAATGGAACGCTATTCGAAGCAAATTCGACCCTCTAAATCCTCAAAAAAGCATTGAAGATTTAGTGAATCTTTATTTCGACATTAAAGAAATGCCTCAAAACAACTATCAGGATCAAAAGGAGTATGAGCTAAAAAACATCATTGCGGCTTGCGGTGGATTATGGTTAGATTTCAGAACAAACTCGCCATTACTTATTAAAAATGAAGAGTTCACCTACCATACTTACGCCATTTCTCAAAGCAACTATCCGTATGAATTACAATCCATTCAGATTTCTGATCGTATACAAACGGTTAACAAAACATTGAACAATTCATATTTGGAGATAACAGATTCTATGATGACTTCTTCACAAACTACGACACCGTACTGGTTGGAAAACACATCATCAGCAGACTGGTTTAACGTAACTCACAGAAATCTGATTTCTCAACCTGAAAACAACCCATCGGTTCAAGCTACATTTACATTTAAAACTTCTCGCGGAACTATTGAATACAAACGTCCGCTACTTTATAAATGGACTGATCGCGTGCGTGGAGAATTATATCGCCCGGTAAACATCGTTGAGCCAATTACCGTGAAGTTTGACAAAAAAGTATCACTCCACAACAAAATACATTTACATGTAAGAGGTAATCGCGATACTAAAAATGTGAAAGTTCAATTGCAATGGGAAACCTCATCAGGAATTCAAAAATCAGAAGCACAAAGCATACCACAACTTAAAGCAAATCAAAGCATTCCTATTTCTTTCACTTTGGATCAAATTGATTCGGAAATATTACAACTAAAAGCTGTCGTTTGGGAAACTCCTCAGAGCCCATTCAAAAACAGCCTGATAGAAATTGAATATCCACATATTCCAACACAAGTAGTGTTACCGGAAGCACAAATGCGCTTTATCAATACACCTATTAAGGTTACACGAAAAAACTGGGGATATATTAAAGGTTCTGGTGACGAAATACCTTCTGCACTTAAAGAGATCGGTTGTACGGTAACGGTTTTGGATCCTGAAAATATATCTGCAGAAAGCTTAAAACATTATGACGGAGTAATTATTGGCATTCGCGCATTTAATAAAGTTAAAGCCATGAAAAGTGCTTCACCTATATTAAATACCTATGTATATAATGGTGGTTTTGTACTTGTTCAATATAACACTAACCGGGGACTGGTCACCGAAGAATTAGGTCCATATCCTTTTAGGCTATCTCGCACACGTGTAACTGAAGAAGATGCCTCTCCAAAACTTTTACAAAGAGATCATCCTATTCTTAAATACCCCAATCCAATCAACGAAAGTGATTTTGATCATTGGGTCCAGGAAAGAGGCTTGTATTTTGCCGGGTCATGGGACGAACATTACACTCCTATCATTGGCTGGAACGACACCAACGAAGATATGGCTAAAGGAAGTCTACTGGTAACTGATTACGGAAAAGGTCAATATGTATTTACCGGAATCTCATTCTTCCGACAGCTACCTGCAGGAGTTTTGGGCGCATATAAATTATTTGGCAACATCATTAGCTATGGTAAAGATGTAAGCCAGGATGAAAACTCAACCAATCAATAA
- a CDS encoding sodium:solute symporter, which yields MVALDWIILIGTLLFIVLYGAWKTRKNSSISSYLKGDNQMNSWTIGLSVMATQASAITFLSTPGQAYENGMGFVQFYFGLPIALIIVSAVFIPIYYKLNVYTAYEYLEQRFGLKTRLFTAFLFLISRGLAAGITIYAPSIVLSSLLGWDLDLTNIFVGILVIIYTVSGGTKAVSLTQKWQMGIIMFGMFTAFFLILENLGTRISFAQAIDIGGIMGKMEIIDTEFNLKNRYTIWTGLLGGFFLSLSYFGTDQSQVQRYLGGKNLKESRMGMMFNAILKIPMQFFILFVGLMVFVFYQFNEPPAFFNTPGKQKVYQTEQVDKFKRLESDYSATFSEKKQAIENYLSAESSEEKAQYKKQSIDLYQKSQDIRKELKTVIKDADVNVDGKDTDYVFLTFILKYLPHGVIGLLLAVILSAAMSSTASELNALASTTMIDYYKRLYKTEASDQHYVIASKVLTIIWGVLAIGIALSAHLFDNLIQLVNILGSLFYGTILGIFLVAFFIKSIKQNALLIGALTGQTLVLILHFLTVYDYIDLGYLWYNVIGSFTVIITALIAHKVFPTTSSMDRSNV from the coding sequence ATGGTAGCATTAGATTGGATCATCTTAATCGGCACCTTATTATTCATCGTGTTATATGGTGCCTGGAAAACACGAAAAAACAGCAGTATTTCGAGTTACCTGAAAGGTGACAACCAAATGAATTCCTGGACTATTGGCTTATCCGTTATGGCCACTCAAGCCAGTGCAATCACCTTTCTTTCCACTCCAGGGCAGGCTTATGAAAATGGTATGGGTTTCGTTCAATTCTATTTCGGACTTCCCATTGCACTTATCATTGTCTCAGCGGTTTTTATACCTATTTATTATAAGCTTAATGTTTATACCGCTTATGAATATTTAGAGCAACGTTTCGGACTTAAAACCAGGCTTTTTACAGCTTTCCTTTTTTTGATATCCAGAGGCCTGGCTGCAGGCATCACCATTTATGCACCATCCATTGTTTTATCCTCATTACTTGGATGGGATTTAGACCTTACCAACATCTTCGTTGGGATATTAGTCATTATATACACCGTTTCAGGAGGTACAAAAGCAGTGAGTTTAACCCAGAAGTGGCAGATGGGTATCATTATGTTTGGAATGTTTACTGCATTCTTTCTGATCCTGGAAAACCTGGGTACGCGAATCAGTTTTGCCCAGGCCATAGATATTGGAGGAATCATGGGCAAGATGGAAATCATTGATACGGAATTCAACCTTAAAAACCGCTATACCATTTGGACCGGACTTCTAGGTGGTTTTTTCTTATCACTATCCTATTTTGGAACCGACCAATCTCAAGTTCAAAGATATCTGGGTGGGAAAAATCTGAAAGAAAGTAGGATGGGCATGATGTTTAATGCCATCTTAAAAATCCCTATGCAATTCTTTATTCTGTTTGTCGGTTTAATGGTTTTCGTTTTTTATCAATTCAATGAACCTCCCGCATTTTTCAATACACCAGGCAAACAAAAAGTATATCAAACCGAACAAGTAGATAAATTCAAAAGACTAGAATCTGACTATTCTGCGACTTTTTCTGAAAAGAAACAAGCTATTGAAAATTATCTATCCGCAGAATCATCCGAAGAAAAAGCGCAATACAAAAAACAATCCATAGACCTATATCAAAAGTCTCAGGATATTCGAAAAGAGCTAAAAACAGTAATAAAAGATGCCGATGTCAATGTGGATGGAAAAGATACGGATTACGTATTCCTGACCTTTATTCTAAAATATCTTCCGCACGGAGTCATTGGTTTGCTATTAGCGGTGATTCTATCAGCGGCCATGTCATCTACCGCAAGTGAGCTAAACGCTTTAGCTTCTACTACTATGATTGATTATTACAAAAGATTGTATAAAACAGAAGCTTCAGATCAACATTATGTAATCGCATCCAAAGTACTCACTATTATTTGGGGAGTATTGGCCATTGGAATTGCCTTATCTGCTCATTTATTTGACAACCTCATCCAATTGGTAAATATATTAGGTTCTTTATTTTATGGTACTATTCTCGGAATCTTCTTAGTGGCATTCTTTATAAAGAGCATTAAACAAAATGCACTATTAATAGGCGCATTGACCGGACAGACGCTAGTTTTAATTTTACATTTCCTTACCGTATACGACTATATAGATTTGGGATATTTATGGTATAATGTAATTGGAAGTTTCACCGTGATCATTACAGCTCTAATTGCTCATAAAGTATTCCCTACTACTTCATCAATGGATAGATCAAACGTATAA